A single genomic interval of Chiloscyllium punctatum isolate Juve2018m chromosome 35, sChiPun1.3, whole genome shotgun sequence harbors:
- the LOC140459584 gene encoding cytochrome c oxidase subunit 5B, mitochondrial-like, giving the protein MAAKAMAGALGRAMLQRGWSLVSTRESGSSLRTQHVLYRAMGIGGIPTDEEQATGIEKMIMQAMKTGKDPFNMLKPKEYAGTKDDPHIVPSVTNKRLVGCVCEEDNTAVIWFWLHEGDAQRCPSCGAHYQLVPHHH; this is encoded by the exons ATGGCGGCGAAGGCAATGGCGGGAGCCTTGGGGCGGGCGATGCTGCAGCGCGGGTGGAGCCTGGTGTCCACTCGAGAGTCAGGCTCATCTCTCCGGACCCAACACGTTCTTTATAGGGCCATGGGCATCGG AGGGATTCCGACAGATGAAGAGCAAGCGACTGGTATAGAAAAGATGATCATGCAGGCTATGAAAACTGGAAAG GATCCCTTCAATATGTTGAAGCCCAAGGAATATGCTGGGACCAAGGACGATCCTCACATAGTACCATCTGTCACCAACAAGAGGCTTGTAGGCTGCGTTT GTGAGGAAGACAATACTGCAGTTATCTGGTTTTGGCTTCATGAGGGAGATGCTCAGCGCTGTCCTTCATGTGGGGCTCATTACCAACTGGTACCCCACCATCACTGA